CAGGCCGCCCACGGGGTCGCAGGTCAGGCCCAGGTTGTGTTCCATGCCTATTTCGGCCGCCACTTCCACCTGCTTGACGCTGCCGCCGGTGACGGCGCAATAGGCCCCGGCAGCCATGGAACAGGCCACCCCCACCTCGCCCTGGCAGCCCACCTGCGCGCCGGAGATGGAGGCGTTGCACTTGTAGAACAGGCCAATGGCCCCGGCCGTGAGCAGAAAGTCGCGCGCGCCTTCTTCTGTCGCGTGCGGATAAAAATTTTTGTAGTACAGCAGCACCGCCGGCGCCACCCCGGCCGCGCCGTTGGTGGGCGCGGTGACTACCCGCCCGCCTGAGGCGTTTTCCTCGGCCACGGCAAAGGCGTAGAGCATGGGCCAGAGGCTCAGGTCGCGCCGACCCGCCGCCTGCAGGGCGCTGACCTTGCGCAGCAGGTTGGGCGCGCGGCGGCGCACCCGGTAGCCGCCGGGCAGCACGCCGTCCGTGCAGCAGCCCCGTTCCACCGCCTCCTGCATCACCGTCATGATGGCGTCCAGCCGGGCATTGACCTCCTCCCCCGACCGCCAGAATTCCTCATTGGCCCGCACCACCTGGGCCACGCTCAGCTTGTGCGCCGTGCAGTGGGCAAAGAGCTGCGCGGCGGTGTCATAGGCATAGGGCGGCGCAGGATAGTCCTCGTCCGGGCTGTCAAAATCCGCGTCCGTGCGGATGGCCCCGCCGCCGATGGAATAGTACGTGCGGGCGTGCAGGACGGTCCCGTCCGCGGTCAGAGCCGTGAGAGTCAGGGCATTGGCGTGACGGGGCAAAAACAGGCCCTTGTGCTCCAGTAAGTCCCGTCCGTACACAAAGGGCACGGCCTGCACGCCCGCCAGCATCAGGTCCGCGCCCTGGCGCAGCGCCGCCGCGCGCGCGGGCAGCCGGGCAGGGTCCACATGTTCGGGGTCTTCCAGCTCCAGCCCGGCCAGGACCGCCGCGTCCGTGCCGTGTCCCCGACCCGTGAGCGCCAGAGAACCGAACAAATCCACCTGCAGCCGCGCCACTGCCCCCAGCAGACCCAGAGCTGCCAGCTCTCCGGCAAAACTGCGCCCCGCCAGCATGGGCCCCATGGTGTGCGAACTGGACGGCCCAATGCCGATTTTGAACAAATCAAACACGCTCAACATTGTCGGCCTCCACGCCCCTTCCAGTCATCTTGCGGGAATGCTCTGTACGGGCCCCGCCGGAAAGCCTCCGGCAGAGCAGCGTTGACATGCATTTTCGCAAGGGGGGCGTCAGCTTCGGCGTTTCCCCGCGCAGTCATGCCGTGTTTGCGTCCTCGCGGCGGGCAGTCGCGCAAGGCACAGCATGCCGGAGGGGGGTTCCCCCGTCATCAGCCTTGGTTGTGACACAGAGCGAGGCGGGGTGCAATGCGTCGGGATATGTTCTTTGAATGTTCGTATTTATATTAAATAAAATCATATAGTTATTTATGATATGAACATTTAGGGCAAAGGCTCTGCGCACAGAAGCATCAAAAAGAACAAAGGGAACAGAGTGCACAAAAACACAGCGTGCCAGCCGTGCGGGGCAGGGCATTACGACTTTGAAATGTCCGGGGTTTCGTAAGCGCAATTTATTTGCGCGCTTAAGCGCTGGAACGAGCGTGCCGTAAACTTTGAGAATACCGATTCTCAAAGGTAGTCTGCTCCAGAGCATTTAACACTTGAAATGCTCGCTTACGGCAGACAAAAGCCTGCCTTCTCGCATTTCGTGGCAAGGATTTTCAAGAAAATCCTTGCAGAGCAGTTAGCTCATTTCATTCGCTAACGCTCTAAGGACGCAGAACTTTTGACGGGTTATGTGCGTTCGGGGCTTTGCCTGTGTGGGGCCGCCCTGGCGGGAGAGGGTGACACGGGCGTTCGGCCAGGGCCGGCCCGGTTCGGTGGGGAAGAAACGTTTTTTGAAGGGATGGGGGGCGTGGGGGGAAGGGGAACTTGTGTTCACAAAAGTTCCCCTTTCCCCCACAAAAAACTTTTTCTATGGCAAATCGCGGCTTTCCGGGCTGGATTCGGCAGAAGCCGGGGCCGGGGCCGGGCTGGCGTTGGCGGCGGGCTGGTCCGCGCCTTCGGCGTGCTGGGGCTGGATGTCGCCCAGTTGTCCTGCCTTCTGGGGCAGCATGAGGTAGCTGGTGACGGAGGTGACGCCCGACACGCCCCTGGCGGCGCGGATGGCGAGCTGGCGTTCGGCATTGTCCTTGACCACGCCCAGCAGCACCACGCGTCCGGCGTTGACTTCGGTTTCGACGCGGGTGGAGGAGAGGCCCTTGGTGCCGATGAGTTCCGTGCGCAGTTTGGTGGCCAGGGTCATATCGCTTTCGTCGTGAGTTTTGGCGGTGAACCAGTGGGGGGTGACGGAGTGGGGCTTGTAGCGGCGGGCGATGGTCAGAGCTTTGGCCTGCATGTCTGCGGGCACTTCGCCCACCAGGAAGACGTGGTTGTAGAAGCTGTAGACGGCCACGGACCAGCCGCCGGTGAAGCTCTCGTCCATGAGGGCGGTTTTGATTTTTGCGGCCAGCTCCGTGTCTGCAGACATGGTGCCCGCCAGGCGCGGGTCGTCGTAGACGCCGTAGGCGGCGCAGCCGTTGAGGCAGGTAAGGGCCAGCAGCAGGAGCAGGGGCAGGGCCAGGCGTGGCATATGAAACCTCCGTTGGGGGGCGCGGTTATTCCTGTTCGCGGCGGATGCGCGCGCCCACGGCCGTGAGTTTGTGTTCGATGTGTTCGTAGCCGCGGTCCAGGTGGTAGATGCGGCGTACCTCGGTACGGCCTTTGGCGGCCAGACCGGCCAGGACGAGGGAGGCGCTGGCCCGCAGGTCGGAAGCCATGACGGGCGCGCCGGTGAGCCCCTGCACGCCGCGCACCATGGCCGTGTGGCCGGAAACCTTGATCTGCGCGCCCAGGCGCACCAGTTCCAGAACGTGCATATAGCGGTTTTCAAAAATGCTTTCTTCCACCACGCTGGCGCCGTCGGCCAGGCACATGAGGGCCATGATCTGCGCCTGCATATCAGTGGGAAAGCCGGGGTAAGGCTGGGTTTTCACGTCCGTGCCGTGCAAGGGGCCGGCGCAGCGGGCCAGCACGCCCTGCGGGGTGGCGGTGATTTCCATGCCCATGTCGCAGAGCTTGCGGATGACGGCTTCCAGCGCGTCGAAGGGGCAGTGGCGCAGCAGCAGTTCGCCGCCGGTAATGCCTGCAGCCACCAGAAAGGAGCCGGCCTCAATGCGGTCGGGCATGACGGCGTAGGATGCGCCGTGCAGGGCCTGCACGCCCCGGATGCGGATGACGTCGGTGCCGTGGCCTTCAATCTCTGCGCCGCAGGCTCGCAGAAAGTTGGCCAGGTCCACCACTTCTGGTTCGCRTGCGGCGTTTTCCAGCAGGGTTTCGCCGTCGGCCAGCGCGGCGGCCATGAGCAGATTTTCCGTGCCGCCTACGGTGGGCATGTCAAAGGTAATGCGCGCGCCCGTGAGACGGCGGCAGCGGCCAAGAATGTAGCCTTCTTCCAGCTGAAAGCTGGCGCCCATGCTTTCCAGCCCCTTGAGGTGCTGGTCCACGGGGCGCGCGCCGATGGCGCAGCCGCCGGGCAGAGCCACACGGGCCTGGCCAATGCGGGCCAGCAGGGGGCCCAGGCACAGCACCGAGGCGCGCATGGTGCGTACCAGGTCGTAAGGGGCTTCGGGCAAAAGCTGGCCGGGCTGCGTGCGCACTTCGTGGTCGTCGTAGCCGCAGGCGCAGCCCAGCACGTTCAGGAGCTTGAGGGTAGTATGGATGTCGCGCAGGTCCGGCACGTTGGCGATCACGGCTGGTTCGGAAAGAAGGATGGACGCGAACAGAATGGGCAGGGCCGCATTTTTGGAGCCGCTGATGTCAATGCCGCCCGTAAGGGGCACGCCGCCTTCAATAACCAGTTTGTCCATGCTGTCTCCGCGGGTGGGCGCGGGCCTCTGGCCGCGCGCGTGAAGAATAACAAACAGCATACGCCTTGTTCTAGACAAAATCCAGAGTCCGCAGCGCGGAAAAAAACTTGCCAAAGGAAAAGAAGCTGCGTATAAGAACTTTCCCGTGGCGGAAGTAGCTCAGTTGGTAGAGCACCTGGTTGTGGCCCAGGTGGCCGTGGGTTCGAGTCCCATCTTTCGCCCCAGAAAATTTTTCTTCCCGTTCCGCAACCGCCCGCAATGCCCTGTGCAGCGCGGGCGGTTGCT
The sequence above is a segment of the Desulfovibrio legallii genome. Coding sequences within it:
- a CDS encoding L-serine ammonia-lyase, with the protein product MLSVFDLFKIGIGPSSSHTMGPMLAGRSFAGELAALGLLGAVARLQVDLFGSLALTGRGHGTDAAVLAGLELEDPEHVDPARLPARAAALRQGADLMLAGVQAVPFVYGRDLLEHKGLFLPRHANALTLTALTADGTVLHARTYYSIGGGAIRTDADFDSPDEDYPAPPYAYDTAAQLFAHCTAHKLSVAQVVRANEEFWRSGEEVNARLDAIMTVMQEAVERGCCTDGVLPGGYRVRRRAPNLLRKVSALQAAGRRDLSLWPMLYAFAVAEENASGGRVVTAPTNGAAGVAPAVLLYYKNFYPHATEEGARDFLLTAGAIGLFYKCNASISGAQVGCQGEVGVACSMAAGAYCAVTGGSVKQVEVAAEIGMEHNLGLTCDPVGGLVQIPCIERNGVAAERAVNCAQLSRLEDGRERVVSLDQIIGVMYRTGLDLQARYKETSLGGLAEAVNAALERRQDPQD
- a CDS encoding BON domain-containing protein, which encodes MPRLALPLLLLLALTCLNGCAAYGVYDDPRLAGTMSADTELAAKIKTALMDESFTGGWSVAVYSFYNHVFLVGEVPADMQAKALTIARRYKPHSVTPHWFTAKTHDESDMTLATKLRTELIGTKGLSSTRVETEVNAGRVVLLGVVKDNAERQLAIRAARGVSGVTSVTSYLMLPQKAGQLGDIQPQHAEGADQPAANASPAPAPASAESSPESRDLP
- the murA gene encoding UDP-N-acetylglucosamine 1-carboxyvinyltransferase, which codes for MDKLVIEGGVPLTGGIDISGSKNAALPILFASILLSEPAVIANVPDLRDIHTTLKLLNVLGCACGYDDHEVRTQPGQLLPEAPYDLVRTMRASVLCLGPLLARIGQARVALPGGCAIGARPVDQHLKGLESMGASFQLEEGYILGRCRRLTGARITFDMPTVGGTENLLMAAALADGETLLENAAXEPEVVDLANFLRACGAEIEGHGTDVIRIRGVQALHGASYAVMPDRIEAGSFLVAAGITGGELLLRHCPFDALEAVIRKLCDMGMEITATPQGVLARCAGPLHGTDVKTQPYPGFPTDMQAQIMALMCLADGASVVEESIFENRYMHVLELVRLGAQIKVSGHTAMVRGVQGLTGAPVMASDLRASASLVLAGLAAKGRTEVRRIYHLDRGYEHIEHKLTAVGARIRREQE